In Drosophila innubila isolate TH190305 chromosome 2R unlocalized genomic scaffold, UK_Dinn_1.0 1_C_2R, whole genome shotgun sequence, the following are encoded in one genomic region:
- the LOC117783414 gene encoding larval cuticle protein 1-like yields MFKVLMICAVVGIAVGSPLSVGRLPHAVSHPVPRPAPRPVPHQVPHAVVHVSGDDVHAEQTARSDDVRADGFKYVYETSNHINEDRDGNEHGDIHGSFSYISPEGEHIKVDYVANEHGYQPQGSHLPTPPPIPEAIQRSIEYIAAHTPAPESHGHH; encoded by the exons ATGTTCAAAGTC TTGATGATCTGCGCCGTTGTTGGCATTGCTGTTGGCTCGCCACTTTCAGTGGGTCGTCTTCCACACGCGGTGTCACATCCCGTGCCACGTCCCGCGCCACGTCCCGTGCCACATCAAGTGCCGCATGCCGTGGTTCATGTAAGTGGCGATGATGTTCACGCCGAACAGACTGCTCGCTCGGACGATGTGCGAGCTGATGGATTCAAGTATGTCTACGAGACCAGCAACCACATAAACGAGGACAGAGATGGCAATGAGCACGGCGATATCCACGGCTCCTTCTCCTATATCTCACCCGAGGGAGAACACATTAAGGTCGATTATGTGGCTAATGAGCACGGTTACCAGCCCCAGGGTAGCCATCTGCCAACCCCACCACCAATTCCAGAGGCAATCCAAAGGTCCATTGAGTACATCGCTGCTCATACTCCAGCACCCGAAAGCCATGGACATCATTAA
- the LOC117783417 gene encoding larval cuticle protein 4-like, which translates to MFKILMICAIIGLAAAFPSDHVEVIEEKNDVRADGATVVLKQNDGTEETRDIDEHGVIHGTSSWVSPEGEHIKFTYVADENGYQPQGDVIPTPPPTPELILKALAYLESHPSKDSH; encoded by the exons ATGTTCAAAATC CTGATGATCTGCGCTATTATTGGCCTGGCCGCCGCCTTCCCCAGTGACCATGTCGAAGTCATTGAGGAAAAAAATGACGTGCGTGCAGATGGCGCCACAGTAGTACTTAAACAAAATGACGGCACCGAGGAGACTAGAGACATAGATGAGCACGGCGTTATCCACGGCACCAGCTCCTGGGTCTCACCCGAGGGAGAACACATTAAGTTCACTTATGTGGCTGATGAGAACGGTTACCAGCCCCAGGGTGATGTTATCCCAACCCCACCCCCAACTCCAGAGTTAATTTTGAAGGCTCTTGCTTATCTCGAGTCTCATCCCTCAAAAGACAGTCactaa
- the LOC117785134 gene encoding COP9 signalosome complex subunit 7 has product MAQDMLLGDEEPSSNKETFLQQFCVLAKNATGAALLDVIKQVLDAPNVFVFGELLAEPNVAELKDGPDAKYYNTLNLFAYGTYKQFRAQQQDYIELTPAMQKKLQHLTIVSLAIKTKSIPYAVLLNELEIDNVRHLEDIIIEAIYADIIHGKLFQNTRILEVDYAQGRDIPPGYTGKIVETLQAWVNSCDGVSNCIDMQIKYANTEKAKRLYNKERIEQELISLKKVLKSQASDSDESMQIDTHGPGPSGSGGMNQPEVRKKPTKMKNPRSGAVGLKFSK; this is encoded by the exons atggCACAAGACATGCTACTTGGCGATGAGGAGCCCAGTAGTAACAAGGAGACCTTTCTGCAACAGTTCTGCGTGTTGGCAAAAAATGCAACCGGCGCCGCTTTGTTGGATGTCATCAAACAAGTGCTGGACGCTCCGAATGTCTTTGTGTTTGGGGAGTTGTTAGCGGAGCCGAATGTCGCTGAA cTAAAGGATGGCCCCGATGCCAAGTACTACAACACGCTGAATCTCTTTGCCTACGGCACCTACAAACAGTTCCGTGCCCAGCAGCAGGATTACATTGAATTGACGCCGGCAATGCAGAAAAAGCTGCAGCACTTGACCATCGTCTCGCTGGCCATCAAAACCAAGAGTATTCCCTATGCGGTGCTCTTGAATGAACTGGAAATCGATAATGTTCGACACCTGGAGGACATCATCATTGAGGCTATTTATGCAG ATATAATACATGGCAAACTGTTTCAGAACACACGCATTCTGGAAGTTGACTATGCTCAGGGTCGTGACATTCCACCGGGCTACACGGGCAAGATTGTGGAGACATTGCAGGCCTGGGTGAACTCCTGTGACGGTGTCTCCAACTGCATTGATATGCAGATTAAGTATGCTAACACCGAGAAAGCAAAGCGGCTGTATAACAAGGAGCGCATCGAGCAGGAG CTCATAAGTCTGAAGAAGGTGCTGAAGAGTCAGGCGTCGGACAGTGATGAGAGCATGCAAATAGATACACATGGACCAGGACCCAGCGGCAGTGGCGGCATGAACCAACCGGAGGTGCGTAAGAAGCCAACAAAAATGAAGAATCCACGCAGCGGTGCAg ttggTCTTAAGTTCAGCAAGTGA